The following proteins are co-located in the Corynebacterium aquilae DSM 44791 genome:
- the rnpA gene encoding ribonuclease P protein component, which produces MRRGVAARRRTLMVHLYVPGSTSTQITSTHRSPRFGFVVSKAVGNAVVRHAVTRRLRQVCAMRAHTLPDGACVVVRAFPPAATATSAELDADLCAALEKAHGRLQR; this is translated from the coding sequence ATGCGTCGGGGTGTGGCTGCGCGGAGAAGAACACTCATGGTGCACCTGTATGTGCCGGGGTCGACGTCTACCCAGATCACCTCTACCCACCGCAGTCCGCGGTTCGGGTTCGTGGTCTCCAAGGCCGTCGGTAACGCCGTGGTTCGCCACGCCGTGACCCGGCGGTTGCGGCAGGTGTGTGCGATGCGCGCACATACCCTGCCTGATGGAGCATGCGTCGTGGTGCGGGCATTCCCGCCCGCTGCCACCGCCACCAGCGCCGAGCTCGACGCCGACCTGTGCGCCGCACTGGAAAAAGCCCATGGGCGACTCCAGCGCTGA
- the yidD gene encoding membrane protein insertion efficiency factor YidD: protein MGDSSAEHTTPPRRSLAARAVLKALVFYQVALSPLKMGSTCRFEPTCSAYGLDAVREHGAVKGVALTLIRISKCGPWHPGGYDPVVPHQPHFDHGCATDH, encoded by the coding sequence ATGGGCGACTCCAGCGCTGAGCACACCACACCGCCGCGCCGCAGCTTGGCTGCGCGGGCAGTGTTGAAAGCACTCGTTTTCTATCAAGTGGCCCTATCACCACTTAAGATGGGTTCGACGTGCCGCTTCGAGCCAACCTGTTCCGCGTACGGATTAGACGCCGTTCGCGAACATGGTGCCGTCAAAGGGGTAGCGCTGACCTTGATCAGGATTTCCAAGTGTGGTCCCTGGCATCCCGGCGGCTACGACCCCGTGGTGCCGCACCAACCCCACTTCGATCATGGGTGCGCGACCGATCATTAA
- the rpmH gene encoding 50S ribosomal protein L34 — MAKGKRTFQPNNRRRARVHGFRTRMRTRAGRAIVAARRRKGRASLTA; from the coding sequence GTGGCTAAGGGCAAGCGGACGTTCCAGCCGAACAACCGTCGCCGTGCACGCGTTCACGGCTTCCGTACTCGTATGCGCACCCGCGCCGGCCGTGCCATTGTGGCCGCTCGTCGTCGCAAGGGCCGCGCTTCCCTGACCGCTTAA
- a CDS encoding ParA family protein: MDANEWEDTPIAAAAQRAARVKTPNAITLPKPDKTRTITIANQKGGVGKTTTSVNMAAGLALGGLKVLVVDLDPQGNASTALGVEHRTGTLSSYEVLIGECTADEAMSDTTAHENLKCIPATIDLAGAEIELVSLVRREYRLSDALSEEFLNRHGFDYVFIDCPPSLGLLTINAMTTVTEVMIPIQCEYYALEGVGQLLNNITMIREYLNPQLHISAILLTMFDARTKLAEQVTDEVRGHFGDIVLNNVIPRSVRVSEAPGYGKTVLAYDPGSRGALAYMDAAQEFATRGDYTPTEESGAVGVAP; this comes from the coding sequence TTGGACGCCAACGAATGGGAGGACACCCCCATCGCAGCGGCCGCGCAACGCGCAGCACGGGTGAAAACACCCAACGCCATCACCCTGCCAAAGCCGGACAAAACCCGCACCATCACCATCGCCAACCAAAAAGGCGGCGTCGGAAAAACTACCACCAGCGTGAACATGGCGGCCGGCCTGGCACTCGGCGGACTCAAAGTCCTCGTCGTCGACCTCGACCCCCAGGGCAACGCGTCAACCGCTCTCGGAGTCGAACACCGCACCGGCACCCTGTCCTCCTACGAGGTGCTCATCGGCGAATGCACCGCCGACGAAGCCATGAGCGACACCACCGCCCACGAAAACCTCAAATGCATCCCCGCCACCATCGACCTGGCGGGTGCCGAAATTGAACTGGTCTCCCTAGTGCGGCGCGAATACCGGCTCTCCGACGCGTTGAGCGAAGAGTTCCTCAACCGCCACGGCTTCGACTACGTCTTCATCGACTGTCCCCCCTCCCTGGGACTGCTCACCATCAACGCCATGACCACCGTCACCGAGGTCATGATCCCCATCCAGTGCGAGTACTACGCGCTGGAAGGCGTGGGCCAGCTGCTCAACAACATCACGATGATTCGCGAGTACCTCAACCCGCAGCTGCACATCAGCGCCATCCTGCTGACTATGTTCGACGCCCGCACCAAACTCGCCGAACAAGTCACCGACGAAGTCCGCGGACACTTCGGCGACATCGTGTTAAACAACGTCATCCCCCGCAGCGTGCGCGTCAGCGAAGCCCCCGGCTACGGCAAAACCGTACTGGCCTACGACCCCGGATCCCGCGGCGCACTGGCCTACATGGACGCCGCCCAAGAATTCGCCACCCGCGGCGACTACACCCCCACCGAAGAATCCGGTGCCGTGGGCGTCGCACCCTAA
- the yidC gene encoding membrane protein insertase YidC, whose protein sequence is MLNFIYWPISFVLWCWHKVFSIPFGAESAISWILAIIFLTFTVRLLLLKPTIGQMRSSRKMQEMQPQMAAIREKYKLDKQKQAQEMQKLQREMGVNPLAGCLPVLIQLPVFLGLFHVLRSFNRTGTGHGQLGLSIEQNRETANYFFKAPDVQSFLDANLFGVPLSAYISMPERMYEAFTVDDLSKAKIATVAVPLILIIVLATHFNAKMAITRQQSRVASGRAQAPKNDMMASQMEMMNKMMVWIMPGTILITGVFWHIGLLFYMMANNIWTFFQQRWLFARMDAEEEAEIAAKKAAKRATAPKPGARPDNPKKKKKK, encoded by the coding sequence GTGCTGAATTTCATTTATTGGCCTATTTCCTTTGTGCTGTGGTGTTGGCACAAGGTGTTCTCGATCCCCTTCGGGGCTGAATCGGCGATCTCGTGGATCCTCGCGATCATCTTCCTGACCTTCACGGTTCGTCTGCTGCTGCTCAAGCCGACCATCGGCCAGATGCGTTCTTCCCGCAAGATGCAGGAAATGCAGCCCCAGATGGCGGCCATTCGGGAAAAGTACAAGCTTGATAAGCAAAAGCAAGCTCAGGAAATGCAGAAGCTGCAGCGGGAAATGGGCGTTAACCCCCTGGCCGGCTGCCTGCCCGTGCTGATCCAGCTGCCAGTCTTTTTGGGCCTGTTCCACGTGCTGCGCTCCTTCAACCGCACCGGCACCGGCCACGGCCAGCTGGGCCTGTCGATTGAGCAGAACCGCGAAACTGCCAACTACTTCTTCAAGGCGCCGGATGTGCAGTCCTTCCTGGATGCCAACCTCTTCGGTGTTCCGCTCAGCGCGTATATCTCCATGCCGGAGCGCATGTACGAGGCCTTCACGGTTGATGATCTGAGCAAGGCGAAGATCGCCACCGTTGCGGTGCCGCTGATTCTGATCATCGTGTTGGCGACCCACTTCAACGCCAAGATGGCCATCACCCGCCAGCAGTCCCGCGTGGCCTCCGGTCGTGCGCAGGCGCCGAAGAACGACATGATGGCCAGCCAGATGGAAATGATGAACAAGATGATGGTCTGGATCATGCCGGGCACCATCTTGATCACCGGTGTGTTCTGGCACATCGGCCTGCTGTTCTACATGATGGCCAACAACATTTGGACCTTCTTCCAGCAGCGCTGGCTGTTTGCCCGCATGGATGCGGAGGAAGAAGCCGAAATCGCCGCCAAGAAGGCCGCTAAGCGGGCTACCGCCCCGAAGCCGGGCGCCCGCCCCGATAACCCGAAGAAGAAAAAGAAGAAATAA
- the rsmG gene encoding 16S rRNA (guanine(527)-N(7))-methyltransferase RsmG produces the protein MFHVKPEPNFLPAPEAAHAIFGDRLALAEAYYRSLATDGSIRGFIGPREVPRLWERHILNCAVVGEAIPEAARVADIGSGAGLPGIPLAIARPDIKITLIEPLLKRSVYLGEVKEALGLDNVTVLRGRAEEKQIRKACPGMDVVTSRAVAPLGKLAGWSLPLCRRGGVMLAMKGASITEELARDRDLIKKAGGDLGVIRTVGEAHLDEPTTLIEIERRR, from the coding sequence ATGTTTCACGTGAAACCAGAGCCGAATTTCCTGCCCGCGCCCGAAGCCGCCCACGCCATCTTTGGCGACCGCCTCGCACTTGCCGAAGCGTACTACCGCAGCTTGGCCACTGACGGCTCCATCCGGGGATTCATCGGACCCCGGGAGGTTCCCCGCCTGTGGGAGCGCCACATCCTCAACTGCGCGGTCGTCGGCGAAGCCATCCCCGAAGCCGCCCGGGTCGCCGACATCGGCAGTGGTGCCGGCCTGCCCGGCATCCCGCTGGCGATCGCCCGCCCCGATATCAAAATCACCTTAATTGAGCCGCTGCTCAAGCGCAGCGTCTACCTCGGGGAGGTCAAAGAAGCACTCGGCCTGGACAATGTGACCGTGCTGCGTGGCCGGGCGGAAGAAAAACAGATCCGCAAGGCCTGCCCCGGCATGGACGTGGTCACCTCCCGCGCGGTGGCCCCGCTGGGCAAGCTGGCCGGCTGGTCGCTGCCCTTGTGCCGCCGCGGGGGCGTGATGCTCGCGATGAAGGGCGCCTCGATCACCGAAGAACTCGCCCGCGACCGCGACCTGATCAAAAAGGCCGGCGGGGATCTCGGGGTGATTCGCACCGTCGGCGAGGCCCACCTGGATGAGCCCACCACCCTCATCGAGATCGAGCGCCGCCGATAA